GGTCCGGGGTGTGCGGGTACAGGCGCGCGGCGGCGTCGGGGAACTGGAAGTCGCCGAGGCGGGCGATCATGCGCGCCCCCCGTTCAGGTCAGCCAGCAGGTCGTCGGCGAGGCGGGCTGCGTCTTGCAGCACGCTGTCGTACGTGTGCTCGCCGGGCGTGCACTGGCCCAGCATCCGCACGCGCTCCAGGCGGTTCACGCGGAAGCCGTCGAGTTCGCTGGGGGCGGGCGTCAGGAAGCGCACGTCGTAGGGCGGTTCGACGCCCTCGCCCTCGGCGCGGCGTTCCGCACCGATCAGCCAGATGCCGCTGGCGGTCAGGTCGTCCGCCAGGAAGTCGTACGCGACCTCGCTGAGCCGCCCGGCCTCGTCCATGGTGTCCCCCACGAGCAGGCGGCCCTTCAGGAACGCGCCGACGGCCAGCACGCCCAGCCGCGCGTGCAGTTTCGGGCCTTCCCAGGTGGACAGCACGATCTGCCCCCCTCCATCGGGCACAGTTTCCTCGTCCAGCGCGGTGACGGTGCTCTGGAGCAGGTGAATGCCGCTCGTCTCCTCCACGCGGGCCTTCAGGTGCCGGTGGAAGGTCCAGCCGTCCGTGTCGGGGTGCAGCGCGGCGCGCACCTCCTCGAACAGACTGCCCTGGGGGAAGGTCACGCCCGCCGTGGTCGGCTGGTACAGGTTCCCCAGGTGATCGAGCGCCTGCGACACCAGCAGTACGTCCAGCCCCGCGCGCGCCAGCCGCCACGCCAGCTCGGTGCCCGCCAGTCCGGCACCGACCACGGCCACGTCATACAGATGCCCCGGTTGCGGGCGACTTCTCGGAGAGGGCGAACCAAACATCACCCTCCAGTGTACGGTTTCGGAGGAAGTGGGGAGTGGAACGGCGCCTGCCCCCATCCACTCCCCATTTCCCACTGACCCCTTACCCTGGAGCGCATGTCCGACGACGCCCCGTCCAATTCCGGTTTCGCGTTCCGCTCGCAGGTGCGCGCGGGTGGGGAGCGGGTGCTGGCGTTCCTGGCGCGCGAGTACCGGCATTCGGACGCGGCGACGTGGGCCGCGAGGCTGGCGGCGGGTGAGGTGGAGGTGCGGGGCGTCGCCGCGCGGGGGGACGAGGTGCTGCGCGCCGGGGACGTGGTCGTGTGGCACCGCCCCCCGTGGCGGGAGGAGGCGGTCCCGCTGGACTACGCCGTGCTGCTGGAGGACGACGCGCTGGTCGCGGTCAGCAAACCGTCGGGCCTGCCGACGCTACCGGGCGCGGGGTTCCTGACGCACACGCTGCTCACGCAGGTGCGGCTGCGGTATCCGGGCGCGAGTCCGCTGCACCGGCTGGGGCGCGGCACGAGCGGCGCGGTGCTGTTCGCCCGCACGGGATCGGCGGGTGCGGCCCTGTCCCGCGCGTGGCGGGAACACGAGGTGGGGAAGATGTACCGCGCGCTGGCCGTGGGCGAACCGGAGTGGGACACGCTGGACATCCGCACGCCCATCGGGCCGGTGCCCCACCCGCGCCTGGGCAGCGTGTTCGCCGCCAGCGCCGGCGGGAAGGCGTCGCGCAGCGTGGCGACGGTGCGCGAACGCCGCGCCGGGCAGACGCTGCTGGACGTGGCGATCCACACCGGGCGACCCCACCAGATCCGCATTCACCTCGCCGCCGCCGGGCACCCGCTGGTGGGCGACCCACTGTACGGGCCGGGCGGCCGCCCGCTGCCGGACCTGCCAGGACTGCCGGGCGACCTGGGGTACCGGCTGCACGCCTGGACGCTGCACTTCACGCACCCCGTCACGGGAGAGGCCGTGCGGGTCGAGGCGCCGCCGCCGGATGCGCTGCGGACCGCGCCGGAACGCTGAACCCGGTGCAGACCGGCCTGAAGGGCGCCGCCTGTCAGACGCGGGAGAGGCGCGCCGGGTCATGATGACCGCATGGCCCCCGACCCGCCCGTCCCCACCCGCCGCGCCGCGTGGCGGGTCGCGGTGCGGGACAGCCTGCTGGGCGCCCCGGCGTGGCTGTACGCCCTGCTGACCCTGACGCTGCTGTCGGCCGCGCTGAGCGCCGTGGTCATCCAGGACGTCGCGCGGCACCAGCGGACCCTGCTGACCCTGGCCGACGCCCGCACGGCCGCGTTCGCGCTGAGTGCCGTCGAGTGGCAGGCCCGCGCGCGTGGCGAGCTGGACGCCGACCTGAGCGCCGAGGCCCGCGCGTGCCTCGCGGATCTGCGCCGGTTCACCGGTCAGCTCGGGCAGCTGAGCCGCGATGACCTGCTGCTCGCGCGGGTGCATCCACACGCCCCCGGGGATCACACGCTGAACAGGCAGGTCGCGGCGTACACCGGCGCCGTCCAGACCCTGCTGGACCTGATCGCACGCGGGCAACTGGAGGCCGCCGCGCAGGTGGACGAGACGCAGGTCGACCCGGCCTTCACGGCGCTGCGCGACCGCATCGGCGACGTCCGCGCCGCAGAGGAAGCCACCGTCGAGATCGGCCGTCAACTGACGCTGCTGCTGACGGCCCTGACCGCGCTGGGCGCGCTCGTCACGGCGGGCCTGCTCGCCGCACGCCTGAACCGCAGCCTGCATCAGGCCCGCGCGTGGCACGCCGAGGCCAAACGCCAACGGGAACGTGAGGAACGCGACCCGCTGACCGGCCTGTGGAACCGCCGCAGCCTGCAGCGGCAGTTCACGCTGGCGCAGGCGGCCGGGCCGCTGGGCGTGGCGGTGCTGGACCTCAACCGCCTGAAGGCCATCAACGATCTGGGCGGGCACGGCGCCGGGGACGCGCACCTGACCCGCGTCGCCCACGCGCTGCAGGCCGCGCTGCCCGAGGGGGGCGTCGCGGCCCGGCTGGGCGGGGACGAGTTCGTGCTGCTGCTGCCGCGCCTCACGGGCCATCAGACGACGCAACTGCTGGAGGACGTCGCCGCGCAGCTGAATTCGCCGGGCGACACCCTGCCCCCCTTCGCGGTGGGTGTCACGCAGGTCACGGCCGTCACGTCCCTGGAACGCGTGCTGGCCCTGGCGGACGCCGCCATGTACGAGGACAAGGAACGCCAGCGGGCCCAGGCGGGCCGCGACACCCGCCTGGGCGCCAGCGTGGAGGAATTCACCAGTCGCCTCGAACAGTTCGAGACGCCGCAGGAGGTCCTCGAGGAGGGACTGGGCATGGCGCGGGACATGCTGGGCTTCCAGGCCAGCACGTACCTGGAACGCCAGGGGGACACGTTCGTCCTGACCCGCCTGGACGGCGAGGTGCCCGCCCCGATGCGCGGCACCCTGGGGCAGCCTTTCACCGGGCGGCGCGGCCTGACCGCCGAGGTGATCGAGCACAGCGCCACCCGCTGGAGCAACGACTACCCGGCCGAACCGCACGTCCTGACCGCGTGGCTGGAGGGGGGCCTGAAGAGCATCCTGCTCGTCCCGGTGCGGTACGGGGGGCGGGTGATGGGCGTGATCAGCCTGCTGCACTTCGGCACGTGGCGGGTCGTGACCCCGCAGGCGCGGCGGCTGACCGAGGCGCTCGCGTCGCGGCTGGGGCACACCCTGGAGCAGCAGGCGGCGCTGGAGCACCTGCGGCACGCCGTGCAGGGCGGGCTGCTGGCGCTGGGCGCGGCGCTGGAGGAACGTGACCTGGAAACCGCCGGGCACACCGCGCGGGTCGTGACGCTCTCCGAACGGCTGGGCGCCCGCCTGGGCCTGGGCGAGACGGCGCTGCACGCCCTGCAGCAGGGCGCGTCCCTGCACGACATCGGCAAGCTGGCCATTCCCGACGCGATCCTCCTGAAGCCCGGCCCGCTGGACGCGCAGGAGTGGGAGGTCATGCAGCACCACGCCGCGCGCGGGCACGACATCGCGCACCGTCTGCAGGGGCTGCTGCCCGCCACGCTGGACGTCATCCGGCATCACCACGAGCACTGGGACGGCAGCGGGTACCCGGACCGCCTGCGCGGCGAGGAGATCCCACTGGCCGCGCGGATCTTCGCGGTGTGCGACGTGTACGACGCCCTGACCCACCCCCGCCCGTACAAGGCCGCGTGGCCGCACGAGCGGGCCGTCGCGGAGATCCGCGCGCGGCGCGGCACGCAGTTCGACCCGCAGGTCGTGGACACCTTCCTGACGCTGATCGAGGCCACGCGCGCCGCGCAGACAGACCCGCCGACAGACGCGCAGGAGCAGCCCCTCAGCCGCTCCTGACGTCCATCACATCCCGATTCAGATTTCCTGCAGGGGCAGTGCGGCCAGCCACGCGGGGACCTCGTCCGGGGGGTAGGTGTCGAACACCAGTCGGGTCAGGGACACCAGGGGGTAGCCCTGGAGGTCGCCGCCGTCGGCGCGGCGGTCCACGATGCAGGCGATACCCACGCAGCGGCCCCCGGCAGCCTCGGCAGCGCGCACGGCCTTCAGGACGCTCCCGCCGGTCGTGAGGACGTCCTCGACCGCGACGAAGGTCTCGCCGGGCTGCAGGGTGAAGGCCTCGCGGATCTTCATGCCGCCCTGCCCGTCCTTCTCGGCGAAGATCGCGCGGGTGCCGTAGTGCCGCGCGGTTTCGTACGCGAGGACGACGCCGCCCATGGCCGGGCCGATCACGAGCTGCGCGTCGATGCCCGCGCCGCGCAGCGCCCCGGCCAGCGCGCGGCCGATCTGCTCGGTGTACTGCGGGTACTGGAGGACGGTGGTGCTCTGCAGGAACTTGGGGCTGTGGCGGCCCGAGGCGAGCAGGAAATGCCCCTCGTGGTACGCGCCGGCCTGGCGGTACAGGTCGAGAATGTCAAGTGCAGCGGGGTCGGCGTGGGTCATGGTGCCAGTATCCCATTCCTGGCGGGCGGGGCCGGGCATCATGGCGCATGGACACCGTGACCTTTCCGGGAGGAGTGAAGCTGGGCGCGCGCCGCCGCCTGCTGGGCATTCCGCTGGCGCAGCTGGCGCGGGACGCCGCGCTCCAGCCCGAGCTGCTGCGCCGCCTGGAGGCCGGGGAGTTCGATCCGCGCAGCCTGCACCGCCTGGCGCGGCAGGTGCTGTCGCGCACGCTGGACACCACCCTCGACTGAACCGCTGGCCCCCGTGCGCGTAGGCCGGGTGGCGGATCCGCCCCGCGCGGCCCGCGCGGCATGCTGGTGACCCTGAAGGCTGTCTCAGCCTGCCGCCCGGCCGGGCAGGTCAGACTGAAGACCCGCCGCCCCCGACCTCTCCCCCACCCCCGGAGGACCCCCCGCGTGAATCAGGCGTTCGTGGATGCCAGCTGGCAGGAACAATCCGGTCCCGACGGCCTTGCGCGCGGCGTGGGCGGCTGGGGGCTGGTGCTGCTGCGCCCCGGCACGCTCCCCGCACGCTTCCAGGGGCAGCTGCTCGCGCCGGACAACAACGCCGCCGAGGTCCGCGCGGTGCTGGAGGCCGTCCGGGCCGCGCCCGCCGGGGAGGCCCTGACGGTCCACACGGACAATCAGGCGGTGATCGCGTCGGTCGGTCGGGGGCGCGGCCCGGCCCTGCTGGACGAGGACGCCCGCGAGGTGCACGCCGAGGCCCAGGCGCGCGGCGTGACCCTGCGGGTCGTGTACGCGCCCCGCACGCGCCGCCACATGCAGAGTGCCCACGATCTGGCGAACGACGCTCGGCGCGGCACCGGCGCCGCCGGGCTGCCCGGCGTGCAGTCGGACGTGCTGATCGAGCAGCGGCCCGCGCAGCCCGAGGCGCGCGTCAGCCTGCGCCGCCCCGGCGAGCGCGTCACCGCGCACGTCCCGCTGGACCTGAACTCCGACGTGCCACCCAGCGCGCAGGCCCTCCTGGCCGCCGTGGGCCTCGCGCTGCCCGGCGAGGCGCTCCTGATCCGCCGCGCCAGCCGCGTCGCGCAGGCCCTCTGGCAGCGGCCCGAGCGCGCCCTGCGGCCCGCCGCGCAGGCCCAGCTGCACCACGCCCGCCGCGCCGCCGACGAGAACGGCGTGCAGGTGGACTTCCTCGGCACCGGGTAGGGACGTTGATGGTTGAAAGTTGATGGGTGATGGAGCCCAGCCTCTTTCACCCATCAACCTTCAACCATTGACCTCAACAGCGGTACGCTGGTGGGTACATGAGGTTCTCTTCGTTCGCGGTGGAGTCGGGTGGGGTGAGTGCGCCGGGTGGGCAGGGGCCGGAGGTGCGCGTGTGGGGCGAGTCGGACGTGCTGGTGGTCAGCGCGCCGCTGCCCGGGGTGCTGCGGGTGCGGCTGTTCCCGGAGGCCCGCGCGAACGCGCTGGGGTTCCCGCGCATGCCGGTCAAGCGGAGTTTCGCGTTGCGGCCCGACCTGCCGGGCGGCGTGACGCTGAACGCCGCTGAACTGGACGACGACCTGCTGGTGATCGGCGGGGGGTTGTCGTTGCGGCTGGACCGCGCGAGTGGCGCGTGGCGGGTCTCGACGGGCAGCGGCGCGACCGAGCGGGTGCTGGTCAGTGCGCTGGGCTGGTCCGGTGAGGCGCCCACGCAGCGGCCCGCGCTGGACGCCGAACGGTTCAACCTGCGCCGCACGCGGCTGAACCTGGACGCCCAGGACGGCGCGATGTACCTGGGCTTCGGGGAGCGGGTGGGGCCGCTGGACAAGCGCGGGATGCACCTGACGTTCTGGAATACCGACTGCTACCCGCACCATACCGAGACGGACCCGCTGTACGTGTCGGTGCCGTTCACGACGGTGCTGCAGGATGGCCGGGCGCACGGGGTGTTCGTGGACGAGTCCTGGCGGATGGAGGTGGACGTGGCGCGCGCGCACCCGACCGAGCTGCGCTGGGCGTCCTCGGGGCCGGAGCTGGACGTGTACGTGCTGGCGGGGCCGCGCCCGGCGGACGTGCTGCGCCGCTACGCGGACCTGACCGGGTACGCGCCCATGCCGCCGCTGTGGGCGCTGGGCGCCGCGCAGAGCCGCTGGGGGTACCGCACGGCGGACGACCTGCGCGCCGTCATCCAGGGCTACCGGGACCGGAATTTGCCGCTGGACAGCGTGTACGTGGATATCGACTACATGGACGCGTACAAGGTCTGGACGGTCAGCGGCGCGAACTTCCCGGACCTGCGGGCCTTCGTGAAGGAGGCGGGCGCGCAGGGCGTGAAGCTCGTGCCGATCGTGGACCCCGGCGTGAAGCTGGAGGCCGGGTACGACGTGTACGAGGAGGCGATGAAGGGCGATCATCTGGTCCGCACGGCGCGCGGGGACGTGCTGGTCGGGGAGGTCTGGCCTGACCCGGCGGTGTTCCCGGACTTCACGCGGCCCGAGGTGGTCGCGTGGTGGGCCGGGCGGCACAAGGTCTTCGCGGACGCCGGGATTCAGGGGCAGTGGAACGACATGAACGAACCCGCGTGCTTCAGCCTGCGCCAGCCGCGCGAGACTGAGGGCAAGACCCTGCCGTACGACGCGCGGCACGGCACCCGCACGCACCTGGAGGTCCACAACGCGTACGCGAACGGCATGAGCGAGGCCAGCCGCCTGGGTTACGCGAAGTTCAGCCCGCAGATCCGCCCGTGGGTGCTGACCCGCGCCGGGTACGCCGGGATTCAGCGGCACGCGACCGTGTGGACCGGGGACAACACCGCCACGTGGTCCCACCTGGCCCTGAGCCTCCCGATGATCCAGGGGCTGGGCCTGAGCGGCATTCCGTTCGCGGCGGCGGACGTGGGCGGCTTCGCGGGGGACACGACCGGGGAGTTGCTGGCCCGCTGGTACCAGGCGGCGGTCGGGTACGCCTTCGTGCGCAACCACGCGGCGCTGGGCACCGCCGACCAGGAACCCTGGCGCTTCGGCGAGGCGGTCACGGACGTGATCCGCGCCGCGCTGGAGCTGCGCTACCGGCTGCTGCCGCACCTGTACACCCTGGCGCAGGGAGCGACCCGCACGGCGCTGCCCGTCATGCGCCCGCTGGCGCTGCACTGGCCCGCCGACGAGGACGCCGCGCGCGAGGACACCCAGTACCTGCTCGGCGAGGGCCTGCTGGTCGCACCGGTCCTGCGGGCCGGGCACCGGCGGCGACTGGTGTACCTCCCGGCCGGGCGCTGGGCGGCGGTGTTCAACCTGTCGCAGTTCGGCCCGATCCACGCGGGCGGGCAGCACGTCGTGGCGGACGCGCCGCTGCACACGCTGCCCATGTACCTGCGCGCCGGTGAGGCCATTCCCGTGACGGAGGCCGCGCCGCACACCACTTCGGCCCGCTGGGAGCGCCTGTCGTGGCTGATCCACGCAGGCCCGGCCGGGTTCATCGGGCAGCTGTTCGAGGACGCCGGGGACGGGCACACGGGCGGGCGCCTGACCCGGCTGGTCGGCGAGCGGCAGGGCGCGCGACTCGTCATCCGCCGCGAGGCCGAGGGCGACACCGGCAGCTTCGAGCAGCGGGAGACCATGCACGTCCTGGGACTGGGGCACGTCCGCGCCGTGCAGGGTGCGGCCAGCTTCGCCTACGAGGACGGTGTGCTGCGCCTGACCCTCCCGGCCCGCTGGCAGACCGTCACCCTGGACCTCGACCCGGACGACGAGGACGAGCAGGGCGAGCTGGACGCCCTCCCGGTGGACTGATGACCGGTCGACTGATGACGACCCACGATCACGATCCGGTGGGCGAACGTATCGAGGCGCTGCCCGGCTGGCGCGGCGACACCCTGCGCCGCGTCCGCGCCCTGATCCACGAGGCACTGCCCGGCGTGCAGGAGAGCGTGAAGTGGGCCAAAGCGACCTCGCCCGGCGTGCCGGTGTGGGAGCACGCGGGGATCATCTGCACGGGCGAGAGCTACGCGCGGGCCGTGAAACTCACGTTCCCGCGCGGGGCCAGCCTGCGCGACCCGGCGGGGCTGTTCAACGCCAGCCTGGACGGCAACGCCCGCCGCGCCATCGACCTGCCCGAGGGGGCCACGCTGGACGACGCGGCCTTCCGCGAGCTGATCCGCGCCGCCGCCGCCGCGAACGAGCAGGCGCAGGCGGCCCGGAAGAAGCCCCGCCTGACCTGAACGGTCAGGTCAGGCCGCGCGGGCGGCGTGCCGGACGCGGATGGCGAACAGCGCGGCGATCAGGTACTTGATCACGACGTCCGCGAAGATGATCTGCGCGATCTGCGCGGGCGGCATGTCGCCCCAGAAGGCCAGCAGGTTGAACAGCACGCTGTCCAGCGGGACGCTCACGGCGTTGCTTGCCAGGACGCGGGTCCACCAGTTGCGCTGGATGAGCCGCTGGTACACGGCGGTGTCCGCGAGTTCACCGGCCAGGATCGCCAGGAAGCTCGCGCCGATGAACCGCCACGGCGTGCCGGTCACGAGTGCCACGGCGGTGTTCACGAGCAGCGCCGCCGCGATGGCGATGTACACGGCGTTCAGGCCGCCCGCGCGGTGAATGCGGTCACGCAGCGTGAACACGGCCGCGAAGAAGATCGTGCCGACGCTCAGCAGGCCGTACACGGGCAGCGGAATGAAGGTGTTCAGCGTCAGGTTCGCCAGCAGGATGCTCAGGGCGTACAGGGCGATCAGCAGCAGCGGCAGCGCCGCCTTGGGTGCATGGGTCATGGGGACCTCGGGCCGGGATCGACAGGACAGGTCGAGCGGCAACGCAGGCGCGCGGGGGGCGCCTGGACGGAAACGGACAGGGGGATACGGTCGGGTGGAGCGGGCGGAACCAGCAGAGTCCCGGGGACGGGGCCTGCCGCGCACCCCAGAGCATAACTCGGACTCCCACCACACCGAAGCCCGTGCTACGCTGGCGGCACGTAGGGACGCGGTCCGCTCCATCTGATGGAGTTCCCTCTCCAAGACCGAACCGAGTGACGTAGACAATTCAGCTGACGTGTCGCTGCCCCGGGGCAGCCAGACCTCCGCTCTCCTGACGGGCCGCAGCCGCATGATGCCCGCTCCAAGGCTGCCCACCATGTACCGATGTGAAGTCTGCCAGCAGGTTCAACCTGCCGGTGAACCCTGCCTGATGATGACCGTCCAGACGCGCCCCATCCAGTACCCACCCCGCAGCAGCGTGTACCCTCCCCGACCTGAACCTCAGGACCTGTTGCGCCGCAGGAAACGCCGGGGCAAGCCCCGCAGGGGTCAGCGGCGGGACGATCCCGGGGGGCAGGGCACGGCGTGCGTCCGTGAAGTCCGCTGCTGCGCGCGGTGCGCGGCCCGGCCACAGCGCACCTGAACGTCAGGCGCACCACCCTCAGCGTCCGCCGCTGACGTCGAGGGTGGTGCCGGTCACGTACGCCGCCTGCGGGGACAGCAGCCAGAGGATGGCCTGCGCGACCTCGTCGGGCGTGCCGCCGCGGCCCAGGGGGACGCTGGCGGCGAGCCGCGCCACGCGACCCGGTTCGCCGCCCAGCGCGTGGATGTCCGTCTCGATCAGGCCGGGGCGGACGCCGCACACGCGGATGCCCTCGGCGGCGACCTCGCGGGCCAGGCCGACGGTCAGGGTGTCCACGGCACCCTTCGAGGCGGCGTAGTCGACGTACTCGCCGCCCGACCCGAGGACGGCCGCGCGGGAGGAGACGTTCACGATCACGCCGCCCGGCCCGCCGTGCCGGGTGGAGAGTCGCCGGACAGCCGCGCCCGCGCAGAGGAATGCGCCGATCACGTTCGTGCTGAGCACCCGCTGGAGGCGGGCGGCGTCGAGTTCGTCCACGCGCGCCTGCCGTTCGAGCGTCCCGGCGTTGTTCACCAGGGCGTGCAGGCCCCCCAGTCCGGTCTGCACGGTGTCGAAGAGGCGTTCCACGTCGTCGGGGTTGCCCACGTCGGCCTGGACGGCCAGCGCGCGGCCTCCGGCGGCCTCGATCTCCCGGACGATTCCGGCAGCGGCTTGCGCGTCCTGGCGGTAGCCCAGACCCACCGCGTACCCGGCCTGCGCGGCGAGGCGGGCGGTGGCCGCGCCGATGCCCCGGCTGCCACCCGTGATGAGGACGGTGGTCATGGGCGCGCCGGGCCGTACGTGAGCAGGAGGACGCCCGCGCCCAGTGAGCGGGTCTCCAGCAGGGTCAGGGGGAGGTGCTCCAGCGTGTCGAAGATCCGCTTCCCGTGACCCACGACGACCGGGAAGACCATCAGGCGCAGTTCGTCCACCAGTCCGTGCCGCAGCAGCGTCTGCGCGAGGGTGCCGCTGCCGTACACCAGCAGCGGGCCGCCCGGCTGAGCCTTCAGGGCCTGCACGTCGGCCACCACGTCCGGCCCCAGCGCGGTGGCGTTCCACCCGAGCGGGCCGGGGCGGGTGGTCGCCACGTGTTTGGGCAGGGCGTTCATGCGGTCCGCGAACGCACCGGTGGCGGTCAGCCAGTAGGCCGCGAATTCCTCGTAGGTGGTGCGGCCCAGCAGCAGCGCGCCGCTGGCGAACAGTTCGTCGCGTTTGAACGGGCCGTCGTCCGGGCGGTAGGGCGCACGCCACGGCGAGTGTTCCTCGTACACGCCGTCCAGGGACACGAATTCGGTGACGATCAGGGGACGCACGCGTGACCTCCTTAAACGGGTTCGATGCGGATACGGGTGTTGTGGAAGGTGCTGCCGCCCCCCAGATCGGTCAGGGTCTGCGCGGTGAGTTCGTTGATGCTGCGGCCGTCCGGCGCGCTGAGGCCCCACCAGGTGCCCTCCAGGATGGCCGCGCCGGGCTGCGCGGCGTCCGTGACCTTCACGCGGCGCTGCACGCTCCCGATCTCGCTGGTCAGCGTGGCGAGCGCCCCGTCGGTCACGCCGGACGCCTGCGCGTCACCTGGGTGCAGCAGCAGGTGCGGCTCGTTCCCCTCGGCGCGGTTGAGGTTCGCCAGGTTGCCGTACGTGCTGTTCAGGAAGTGATGCGCGGGCGGCGTGAGCAGCCGCACCGGGTACTCGGCGTTCAGGCCCGCCAGGGGTTCGCGGTGGGCGGGCGCGGGGCTGAGCTGCACCTTCCCGCTGGGCGTCTCCGCGCCGTGCGCGTACGGCAGGAAGCCGTCGGGGAGGTTCAGGCGGACGCTGCCCTCGGCCCTCAGGCGCTCGGGGGTGATCCCGGCCAGCAGGGGGTGGTCGCTGGCCAGCAGTTCCTCCAGCAGGTCGTCCACCGTCCAGTACACGCTGGGCTCGGTGATGCCCAGGCGGCGCGCGAGTTCCTGGAACACCCAGGAGTTCGGGCGGGCCTCGCCGGGGGCGTCCAGCGTGGCGGGGTTGTACCCCAGCCAGTGGTGGCCGTAGCTGGTGTACACATCGGCGTGCTCGGCGAACGTCGTGGCGGGCAGCAGGTAGTCCGCCAGCCGCGCCGTCTCGGTCATCGCCTGTTCCAGCACGACCACCAGCAGGTCGTCCCGTTGCAGCCCCGCTCGGACCCGCCCGGCGTCCGGGGCGACGACCGCCGGGTTGCAGTTGTAGATGAACGTGGCCCCGAAGTCCCGGTCCGGGTGCAGGGCGGCGGCGTACTCGTTCATGTTCACGCGCGCCGCGTCCGGGCGGATCAGGTGCGCGGCCCCCAGCAGGGCGCGGTTCAGCCGGAACGCACCGCTGGTGCTCAGGGTGCAGCCTCCGCCCCGATGCCGCCAGTCGCCCGTCAGCGCCGGGATCAGCGTCACCGCGCGGAGGTTCGTGCCGCCATGCTCGTGGCGGGTCATGCCGTACCCCACCCGGAAGTACGTGGGCCGCGTCGT
This region of Deinococcus sp. JMULE3 genomic DNA includes:
- a CDS encoding ribonuclease H; the encoded protein is MNQAFVDASWQEQSGPDGLARGVGGWGLVLLRPGTLPARFQGQLLAPDNNAAEVRAVLEAVRAAPAGEALTVHTDNQAVIASVGRGRGPALLDEDAREVHAEAQARGVTLRVVYAPRTRRHMQSAHDLANDARRGTGAAGLPGVQSDVLIEQRPAQPEARVSLRRPGERVTAHVPLDLNSDVPPSAQALLAAVGLALPGEALLIRRASRVAQALWQRPERALRPAAQAQLHHARRAADENGVQVDFLGTG
- a CDS encoding HD domain-containing phosphohydrolase; amino-acid sequence: MAPDPPVPTRRAAWRVAVRDSLLGAPAWLYALLTLTLLSAALSAVVIQDVARHQRTLLTLADARTAAFALSAVEWQARARGELDADLSAEARACLADLRRFTGQLGQLSRDDLLLARVHPHAPGDHTLNRQVAAYTGAVQTLLDLIARGQLEAAAQVDETQVDPAFTALRDRIGDVRAAEEATVEIGRQLTLLLTALTALGALVTAGLLAARLNRSLHQARAWHAEAKRQREREERDPLTGLWNRRSLQRQFTLAQAAGPLGVAVLDLNRLKAINDLGGHGAGDAHLTRVAHALQAALPEGGVAARLGGDEFVLLLPRLTGHQTTQLLEDVAAQLNSPGDTLPPFAVGVTQVTAVTSLERVLALADAAMYEDKERQRAQAGRDTRLGASVEEFTSRLEQFETPQEVLEEGLGMARDMLGFQASTYLERQGDTFVLTRLDGEVPAPMRGTLGQPFTGRRGLTAEVIEHSATRWSNDYPAEPHVLTAWLEGGLKSILLVPVRYGGRVMGVISLLHFGTWRVVTPQARRLTEALASRLGHTLEQQAALEHLRHAVQGGLLALGAALEERDLETAGHTARVVTLSERLGARLGLGETALHALQQGASLHDIGKLAIPDAILLKPGPLDAQEWEVMQHHAARGHDIAHRLQGLLPATLDVIRHHHEHWDGSGYPDRLRGEEIPLAARIFAVCDVYDALTHPRPYKAAWPHERAVAEIRARRGTQFDPQVVDTFLTLIEATRAAQTDPPTDAQEQPLSRS
- a CDS encoding RluA family pseudouridine synthase, producing the protein MSDDAPSNSGFAFRSQVRAGGERVLAFLAREYRHSDAATWAARLAAGEVEVRGVAARGDEVLRAGDVVVWHRPPWREEAVPLDYAVLLEDDALVAVSKPSGLPTLPGAGFLTHTLLTQVRLRYPGASPLHRLGRGTSGAVLFARTGSAGAALSRAWREHEVGKMYRALAVGEPEWDTLDIRTPIGPVPHPRLGSVFAASAGGKASRSVATVRERRAGQTLLDVAIHTGRPHQIRIHLAAAGHPLVGDPLYGPGGRPLPDLPGLPGDLGYRLHAWTLHFTHPVTGEAVRVEAPPPDALRTAPER
- the pyrE gene encoding orotate phosphoribosyltransferase is translated as MTHADPAALDILDLYRQAGAYHEGHFLLASGRHSPKFLQSTTVLQYPQYTEQIGRALAGALRGAGIDAQLVIGPAMGGVVLAYETARHYGTRAIFAEKDGQGGMKIREAFTLQPGETFVAVEDVLTTGGSVLKAVRAAEAAGGRCVGIACIVDRRADGGDLQGYPLVSLTRLVFDTYPPDEVPAWLAALPLQEI
- a CDS encoding VUT family protein, with the translated sequence MTHAPKAALPLLLIALYALSILLANLTLNTFIPLPVYGLLSVGTIFFAAVFTLRDRIHRAGGLNAVYIAIAAALLVNTAVALVTGTPWRFIGASFLAILAGELADTAVYQRLIQRNWWTRVLASNAVSVPLDSVLFNLLAFWGDMPPAQIAQIIFADVVIKYLIAALFAIRVRHAARAA
- a CDS encoding DUF1801 domain-containing protein, whose translation is MTGRLMTTHDHDPVGERIEALPGWRGDTLRRVRALIHEALPGVQESVKWAKATSPGVPVWEHAGIICTGESYARAVKLTFPRGASLRDPAGLFNASLDGNARRAIDLPEGATLDDAAFRELIRAAAAANEQAQAARKKPRLT
- a CDS encoding glycoside hydrolase family 31 protein; translation: MRFSSFAVESGGVSAPGGQGPEVRVWGESDVLVVSAPLPGVLRVRLFPEARANALGFPRMPVKRSFALRPDLPGGVTLNAAELDDDLLVIGGGLSLRLDRASGAWRVSTGSGATERVLVSALGWSGEAPTQRPALDAERFNLRRTRLNLDAQDGAMYLGFGERVGPLDKRGMHLTFWNTDCYPHHTETDPLYVSVPFTTVLQDGRAHGVFVDESWRMEVDVARAHPTELRWASSGPELDVYVLAGPRPADVLRRYADLTGYAPMPPLWALGAAQSRWGYRTADDLRAVIQGYRDRNLPLDSVYVDIDYMDAYKVWTVSGANFPDLRAFVKEAGAQGVKLVPIVDPGVKLEAGYDVYEEAMKGDHLVRTARGDVLVGEVWPDPAVFPDFTRPEVVAWWAGRHKVFADAGIQGQWNDMNEPACFSLRQPRETEGKTLPYDARHGTRTHLEVHNAYANGMSEASRLGYAKFSPQIRPWVLTRAGYAGIQRHATVWTGDNTATWSHLALSLPMIQGLGLSGIPFAAADVGGFAGDTTGELLARWYQAAVGYAFVRNHAALGTADQEPWRFGEAVTDVIRAALELRYRLLPHLYTLAQGATRTALPVMRPLALHWPADEDAAREDTQYLLGEGLLVAPVLRAGHRRRLVYLPAGRWAAVFNLSQFGPIHAGGQHVVADAPLHTLPMYLRAGEAIPVTEAAPHTTSARWERLSWLIHAGPAGFIGQLFEDAGDGHTGGRLTRLVGERQGARLVIRREAEGDTGSFEQRETMHVLGLGHVRAVQGAASFAYEDGVLRLTLPARWQTVTLDLDPDDEDEQGELDALPVD
- a CDS encoding FAD-dependent oxidoreductase — protein: MFGSPSPRSRPQPGHLYDVAVVGAGLAGTELAWRLARAGLDVLLVSQALDHLGNLYQPTTAGVTFPQGSLFEEVRAALHPDTDGWTFHRHLKARVEETSGIHLLQSTVTALDEETVPDGGGQIVLSTWEGPKLHARLGVLAVGAFLKGRLLVGDTMDEAGRLSEVAYDFLADDLTASGIWLIGAERRAEGEGVEPPYDVRFLTPAPSELDGFRVNRLERVRMLGQCTPGEHTYDSVLQDAARLADDLLADLNGGRA